One window of the Eucalyptus grandis isolate ANBG69807.140 chromosome 6, ASM1654582v1, whole genome shotgun sequence genome contains the following:
- the LOC104450319 gene encoding catalase isozyme 1, protein MDPHKYRPSSAFNTSFWTTNSGAPVWNNNSSLTVGSRGPILLEDYHLVEKLANFDRERIPERVVHARGASAKGFFEVTHDISQLTCADFLRAPGVQTPVIVRFSTVIHERGSPETLRDPRGFAVKFYTREGNFDLVGNNFPVFFVRDGMKFPDMVHALKPNPKSHIQENWRIVDFFSHHPESLHMFTFLFDDIGIPQDYRHMEGSGVNTYTLINKAGKVHYVKFHWKPTCGVKNLLEEEAIRVGGSNHSHATQDLYDSIAAGNYPEWKLFIQIIDPDHEDKFDFDPLDVTKTWPEDILPLMPVGRLVLNRNIDNFFAENEQLAFCPSIVVPGVYYSDDKLLQTRIFSYSDTQRHRLGPNYLQLPPNAPKCAHHNNHHEGFMNFMHRDEEINYFPSRYDPVRHAERYPIPTAMLTGKREKTIIEKENNFKQPGERYRSWTPDRQERFICRWVDALSDPRVTHEIRSVWISYWSQADKSLGQKLASRLNVRPSI, encoded by the exons ATGGATCCGCACAAG TACCGTCCATCCAGTGCTTTCAACACTTCTTTCTGGACTACGAACTCTGGTGCTCCTGTCTGGAACAATAACTCTTCGTTGACTGTTGGAAGCAGAG GTCCAATTCTTCTTGAGGATTATCACCTTGTGGAGAAACTTGCCAACTTTGATAGGGAGAGGATTCCAGAGCGTGTGGTGCATGCCAGAGGAGCCAGTGCAAAGGGATTCTTTGAGGTCACTCATGACATTTCCCAGCTTACCTGTGCTGATTTCCTTCGGGCACCAGGAGTTCAAACACCCGTGATTGTCCGTTTCTCCACTGTCATCCACGAAAGGGGCAGCCCTGAAACCCTGAGGGACCCTCGAGGTTTTGCTGTGAAGTTCTACACAAGAGAG GGTAACTTTGATCTGGTGGGAAACAATTTCCCTGTCTTCTTTGTCCGTGATGGGATGAAATTCCCGGATATGGTTCATGCACTTAAACCAAACCCCAAATCCCACATCCAGGAGAACTGGAGGATCGTTGACTTTTTCTCCCACCATCCCGAGAGCTTGCACATGTTCACCTTCCTCTTTGATGATATTGGTATTCCCCAAGATTACAGGCACATGGAGGGCTCTGGAGTTAACACCTACACCTTGATCAACAAGGCCGGAAAAGTGCATTATGTGAAGTTTCACTGGAAACCAACTTGCGGGGTCAAGAACTTGCTAGAGGAAGAGGCAATTAGAGTTGGGGGATCCAATCACAGCCATGCGACTCAGGATCTTTATGATTCCATTGCTGCTGGAAACTATCCTGAATGGAAACTTTTCATTCAGATCATCGATCCTGATCATGAAGACAAATTTGACTTTGACCCACTTGATGTGACTAAGACCTGGCCCGAAGATATATTGCCCCTAATGCCAGTTGGCCGCTTGGTCTTGAATAGGAACATTGATAACTTCTTTGCTGAGAATGAACAGCTTGCATTTTGCCCTTCAATTGTGGTTCCTGGGGTCTACTACTCAGATGATAAGCTGCTCCAAACTCGTATCTTCTCGTATTCTGATACTCAGAGGCACCGTCTTGGACCAAATTATCTTCAACTCCCCCCCAATGCTCCTAAATGTGCTCATCACAACAATCACCATGAAGGTTTCATGAATTTCATGCATAGGGATGAAGAG ATAAACTATTTTCCATCAAGGTACGATCCTGTTCGTCATGCAGAGAGATATCCCATTCCAACTGCTATGCTGACTGGAAAGCGTGAAAAG ACCATCATTGAGAAAGAGAACAACTTCAAGCAGCCTGGAGAGAGATACCGATCATGGACACCTGACAG GCAAGAGCGGTTCATCTGCCGATGGGTCGATGCTTTGTCTGACCCACGCGTGACTCATGAGATCCGCAGCGTCTGGATTTCATACTGGTCTCAG GCCGACAAATCTCTGGGTCAGAAATTAGCATCTCGGCTCAATGTGCGACCAAGCATTTAA